One window of Aliarcobacter lanthieri genomic DNA carries:
- the map gene encoding type I methionyl aminopeptidase, with product MSIALRKPHEIEKLYVANQAVAKTLKYLEENVKAGMTLKEVDAMGEKFIRDLGARPAFKGLYGFPNAICTSLNEVIIHGIPSDVVLKEGDILGLDIGTEIDGWYGDSAITMPIGKISKKDEDLIACSKDSLYYAIDIIKEGMRFKELSKKIEDFIVARGYQPLVRFCGHGIGRKPHEDPEIPNYLEYGDTKSGPKIKNGMVFCIEPMICQKDRNPVILENGWDVVSADGLRGSHYEHTVAVVNGRAIILSNRED from the coding sequence ATGTCAATCGCTCTTAGAAAACCACACGAAATTGAAAAACTCTATGTTGCAAATCAAGCAGTTGCTAAAACTTTAAAATATCTTGAAGAAAATGTTAAAGCAGGAATGACTTTAAAAGAAGTAGATGCAATGGGAGAAAAGTTTATAAGAGATTTAGGTGCAAGACCTGCATTTAAAGGCTTATATGGATTTCCTAATGCTATTTGTACATCTTTGAATGAAGTTATAATTCATGGTATTCCTAGTGATGTTGTTTTGAAAGAAGGCGATATCTTAGGACTTGATATTGGAACAGAGATTGATGGTTGGTATGGAGATAGTGCTATTACAATGCCAATAGGTAAGATTTCAAAAAAAGATGAAGATTTAATAGCTTGTTCTAAAGATTCTTTATATTATGCAATTGACATAATAAAAGAAGGAATGAGATTTAAAGAGTTATCTAAAAAAATTGAAGATTTTATTGTAGCTAGAGGTTATCAACCTTTAGTTAGATTTTGTGGGCATGGTATAGGAAGAAAACCACATGAAGATCCAGAAATTCCAAATTACTTGGAGTATGGAGATACAAAATCTGGTCCAAAAATAAAAAATGGAATGGTATTTTGTATAGAACCAATGATTTGTCAAAAGGATAGAAATCCAGTTATTTTAGAAAATGGTTGGGATGTAGTTTCAGCTGATGGATTAAGAGGTAGCCATTATGAGCACACAGTTGCTGTTGTTAATGGTAGAGCAATTATTTTAAGTAATCGGGAAGATTAA